The Brevibacillus choshinensis genome includes the window CAGGCGCAGAAGCTGTTGGAACATAACGCATTGTGGAATTGCGGGGTGTTTGCCTTTCGACTGGGTTATCTCATAGATCTCCTTGAAGAAAAAGGATTACCCAGCCATTACGACAAGCTCACAGAGCAATACGGCAATCTACCTAAAATTAGCTTCGACTATGAAGTGGTGGAAAAGGCCGGACATGTCGTGGTAATCCCCTATGAGAGAGATTGGAAAGATCTAGGTACCTGGAACACGCTGACGGAGGAAATGGATGTCAATCTCATCGGAAGAGGTTTTCTTGGCGAGGATTGCGCCAATACCCATGTCATTAATGAATTGGATTTGCCGGTTGCCGTTATCGGCGTATCTGATATGGTGATCGCAGTCAGTCCTGACGGAATCTTGGTTTCCGATAAAGCAAAGAGCCACCTCGTTAAAAACCTTATGAAGGATATGGATCAAAGGCCGATGTACGAAGAACGCCGATGGGGATGGTACCACGTCCTTAACTTCCAAAAAATGTATGAAAAGGAAGAAGTGTTAACAAAGAAACTTCACATTCATGCGGGAAAAAACCTGAGCTACCAGTACCACAGAAAGCGCAGTGAAGTATGGGTGATCGTTGCGGGCGAAGGTGAGTTTGTACTAAATGATCGGCTGAGCCTTGTCGGTCCAGGAGATGTTTTGCAAATTCCAGTAGGCGCGAAACATGGAATCAAAGCGATCAAAGATATCGAGATCATCGAGGTGCAGATGGGAAGCGAGCTCCAAGAAGAGGATATCATCCGTCTTTTCATGTCCTGGGATGAGATGAAAGCATTCCTAAACAGGAACGATAAGGGGGGGAGCCTATGAAACGTTGGAGAGACAAGACCATCATGGTGACGGGAGGAGCGGGATTTCTCGGTTCCCACGTGGTGGAACGGTTGCGAAATGAAGGATGCCAGCGCATTATCGTCCCACGGAGCAGGGAGTACGATTTGCGCAATCCGCAGGCGATCAGGGAACTCCTATCCAAAACGGCACCCGATTTGATCATCCATTTGGCGGCTTCAGTAGGCGGGATTGAAGCGAATCGAAAAAATCCTGGATCGTTCTTTTACGATAATTTGTCCATGGGTACTCACTTGATGGAAGCAGCAAGACTCTGCAATGTCGAAAAATTCGTGGCTTGCGGAACAATCTGCTCCTATCCTAAGTTCGCCTCCGTTCCATTCCGGGAAGAGGATCTGTGGGACGGGTACCCGGAAGAAACAAATGCCCCGTATGGTTTGGCCAAAAAAATGCTGCTTGTACAAAGCCAGGCATACAGGCAGCAATACGGCTTCAACTCCATTTTCCTTCTTCCAGTCAACCTGTACGGTCCTCGTGACAACTTCGACTTGGAGACGTCACATGTCATTCCGGCACTCATCCGAAAGTGCCTGGAGGCGAAACAACAAAATAAGGACCACATCACAGTTTGGGGATCAGGGAAAGTGACGAGGGAATTTATTTATGTCGAGGAAGCCGCGGAAGCGATCCTGCTTGCTTCTGAACATTTTGATGGAGAACAGCCGGTGAACATTGGAACGGGAGAGGAAATCACGATTCGGGCACTGGCTGAGCTGATTGCCGAGGAAACGGGCTTTGCTGGTGAATTTCGGTGGGACTCCGAAAAACCGGACGGACAACCGCGAAGATGCTTAGATGTGCAAAAGGCGAAAGACTACTTTGGCTTCGAATCCAAGGTGGGGCTGAGAGAGGGATTGAGGAAAACGATCCAGTGGTACGCGAATTTGACTGGAGGAGGGAATCATGCGCAATGAACGGGCCGATGGAATCTCCGCAAGCGACGTTTTACAGGCAGTTCATTTCGCCGGGTGACCTCTGTTTTGACGTGGGTGCAAACGCAGGGAACAAGACGGAAGTTTTCCTTGGATTGGGTGCAAGAGTCGTGATGGTGGAACCACAAAAAAAGTGCGCAGATATTCTCCGAAACAAATTTGGACAGAAACCAAACTGCACCATTGTGGAAAAGGCACTGGGTGCTAGCGAGGGAGAAGCAGTCATGTACCTGAACGATGCCGACGTCCTTTCCACATTGTCTACCGAGTGGATCGAACGGATGCAGGCAAGCGGACGCTTTCAGAGAAATTTCTGGAGAAACCAAATATCTGTTCCGATGACATCACTGGATCGATTAATGGAGCAGCATGGTGTACCCGCTTTTTGCAAAATAGACGTGGAAGGGTATGAATGGCATATTTTGCAAGGTTTGACCCGTCCGCTGCCAGCCCTCTCTATCGAATTTGCCGAAGAGACCATTCATAACTCCGTTCATTGCATGCACCGCCTGCAGCAATTGGGTGATTATGAGTTTAATTGCGTAAAAGCGGATAACACGTCTTTGGAATTGGCGAACTGGGTTGATTTGGCAACGATTTGCAGCCATCTTGGACAGCGCACCGAGACGTTCATGTGGGGCGATATCTATGCAAGGCAAAAAAGGTGAC containing:
- a CDS encoding FkbM family methyltransferase codes for the protein MNGPMESPQATFYRQFISPGDLCFDVGANAGNKTEVFLGLGARVVMVEPQKKCADILRNKFGQKPNCTIVEKALGASEGEAVMYLNDADVLSTLSTEWIERMQASGRFQRNFWRNQISVPMTSLDRLMEQHGVPAFCKIDVEGYEWHILQGLTRPLPALSIEFAEETIHNSVHCMHRLQQLGDYEFNCVKADNTSLELANWVDLATICSHLGQRTETFMWGDIYARQKR
- a CDS encoding GDP-L-fucose synthase family protein; this encodes MKRWRDKTIMVTGGAGFLGSHVVERLRNEGCQRIIVPRSREYDLRNPQAIRELLSKTAPDLIIHLAASVGGIEANRKNPGSFFYDNLSMGTHLMEAARLCNVEKFVACGTICSYPKFASVPFREEDLWDGYPEETNAPYGLAKKMLLVQSQAYRQQYGFNSIFLLPVNLYGPRDNFDLETSHVIPALIRKCLEAKQQNKDHITVWGSGKVTREFIYVEEAAEAILLASEHFDGEQPVNIGTGEEITIRALAELIAEETGFAGEFRWDSEKPDGQPRRCLDVQKAKDYFGFESKVGLREGLRKTIQWYANLTGGGNHAQ
- a CDS encoding sugar phosphate nucleotidyltransferase, coding for MKLVLLSGGSGKRLWPLSNDVRSKQFLKMLHAPNGERESMVQRIWRQLDANQLTDDVFISTTNSQGDLIQSQLGTNVRMIIEAESRDTFPSIALAATYLYSKIGAELSEVITVMPVDPYVEEAFFTKIKQLEDAINQSGSDLALIGVTPTYPSTKYGYIIPLKEEGQKQSHTYQKVHSFKEKPSVEQAQKLLEHNALWNCGVFAFRLGYLIDLLEEKGLPSHYDKLTEQYGNLPKISFDYEVVEKAGHVVVIPYERDWKDLGTWNTLTEEMDVNLIGRGFLGEDCANTHVINELDLPVAVIGVSDMVIAVSPDGILVSDKAKSHLVKNLMKDMDQRPMYEERRWGWYHVLNFQKMYEKEEVLTKKLHIHAGKNLSYQYHRKRSEVWVIVAGEGEFVLNDRLSLVGPGDVLQIPVGAKHGIKAIKDIEIIEVQMGSELQEEDIIRLFMSWDEMKAFLNRNDKGGSL